A window of the Zeugodacus cucurbitae isolate PBARC_wt_2022May chromosome 2, idZeuCucr1.2, whole genome shotgun sequence genome harbors these coding sequences:
- the Aph-4_0 gene encoding alkaline phosphatase 4: MYSLKLVCACALLCQYAMAASVVPHSPILAMNASDLGVEFVPLEASTTEKVVEKMEKGANEASKPKKRIEDAAFWHEVGMKQLRKAMKLAKKTGEPPRKAKNIIVFIGDGMGLTTITAGRIFKGQYLKHGFGEEEMLAFDEFPYTGLAKTYNVDKQVPDSAGTATAMFCGIKSDYGAIGMDTTRSKLDASQGRLKSIMDWAQAEGKRTGIVTTTRITHATPAATYARIYHRDWECDTKVPAESVGRHVDIARQLVENAPGNKFNVILGGGLSPMGALRVNESNPVRFEGDTEEVCERGDGRNLVEEWLKLGNDESRVFVKTLKELNNVNLEKTDHLLGLFRNNHITYSVARQEGEPSLKEMTEAAIRVLERDDNTKGYMLMVEGGRIDQAHHQNYARAAMREVFEFDMAIQAALDLTDDEETLIIVTADHSHAVTLNGYPKRGADILGFANKTTERVVYETISYANGPGYYEHLANDSVGAVGAEVWLPLEKFTTAQRMSPTYRHRATLPLNDETHGGEDVIVFANGPGANMVRGVFEQNYLAYVMSYAGCMGPAKKADDSCELKVKRSGASQVVQHSFLLLVTLLLLKSFYS, from the exons ATGTATAGCCTGAAATTAGTATGCGCGTGTGCATTGTTGTGCCAGTACGCCATGGCGGCCTCGGTGGTGCCACACTCGCCAATTCTAGCGATGAACGCGAGTGATCTTGGCGTGGAATTCGTGCCTTTGGAAGCATCCACAACCGAGAAGGTGGTGGAGAAGATGGAAAAAGGCGCGAACGAAGCGAGTAAACCCAAAAAACGAATTGAAG ATGCCGCTTTTTGGCATGAGGTCGGCATGAAGCAGCTACGAAAAGCTATGAAGCTGGCTAAAAAAACGGGTGAACCTCCGCGGAAagctaaaaatataattgttttcatTGGCGATGGCATGGGCTTGACAACAATAACTGCTGGACGCATTTTCAAGGGACAATATTTGAAGCACGGCTTTGGTGAGGAGGAAATGTTGGCGTTCGATGAGTTTCCATACACCGGTTTGGCAAAG ACTTACAATGTGGATAAGCAAGTACCGGATTCTGCGGGCACTGCGACTGCCATGTTTTGTGGCATCAAAAGTGACTATGGTGCCATTGGTATGGATACAACGCGTTCTAAGCTGGATGCTAGTCAGGGTCGTTTGAAGTCCATAATGGATTGGGCACAAGCGGAGGGTAAACGTACCGGCATCGTAACAACAACACGCATAACACATGCCACACCGGCAGCCACCTACGCACGCATCTATCATCGTGATTGGGAGTGCGATACCAAAGTGCCCGCCGAATCGGTTGGAAGGCATGTGGACATTGCGCGACAATTGGTGGAGAATGCGCCAGGTAACAAGTTTAATGTGATACTGGGCGGTGGTCTATCGCCAATGGGTGCCTTGCGCGTAAATGAGTCGAACCCTGTGCGCTTCGAAGGCGATACCGAAGAAGTGTGTGAGCGCGGAGATGGGCGCAACCTTGTTGAAGAATGGCTGAAACTTGGCAATGATGAATCACGCGTTTTCGTGAAAACGTTGAAGGAGCTGAATAATGTCAACCTCGAGAAAACGGATCATTTGTTGGGTCTCTTCCGCAACAATCACATCACTTACTCCGTGGCACGACAGGAAGGTGAACCCTCGCTAAAGGAGATGACAGAGGCGGCTATACGCGTGCTGGAGCGCGATGATAATACGAAG GGTTATATGCTGATGGTGGAAGGTGGGCGTATCGATCAAGCGCATCATCAGAATTACGCACGCGCCGCTATGCGTGAGGTGTTCGAGTTCGATATGGCGATACAAGCAGCGTTGGATCTCACCGATGATGAGGAAACTTTAATTATAGTTACTGCTGATCATTCGCACGCCGTCACATTGAATGGCTACCCGAAGCGGGGCGCAGACATTCTCGGTTTTGCCAACAAGACCACCGAACGTGTAGTGTACGAGACTATATCGTACGCCAATGGTCCAGGCTATTATGAGCACTTGGCGAACGATAGTGTTGGTGCTGTCGGCGCTGAAGTATGGCTACCACTTGAGAAATTCACAACTGCGCAACGTATGTCGCCTACATATCGCCACAGAGCCACTTTGCCATTGAATGACGAGACGCACGGCGGTGAGGATGTTATAGTGTTTGCAAATGGACCCGGCGCGAATATGGTTCGTGGCGTTTTCGAGCAGAATTACTTGGCATACGTGATGAGTTATGCCGGTTGTATGGGTCCGGCTAAAAAAGCCGACGATAGTTGTGAGTTGAAAGTGAAACGTAGTGGTGCCAGTCAAGTGGTTCAACACAGTTTTCTACTTTTGGTCACAT